One window of Pelobates fuscus isolate aPelFus1 chromosome 9, aPelFus1.pri, whole genome shotgun sequence genomic DNA carries:
- the FAM163B gene encoding protein FAM163B, whose amino-acid sequence MTAGTVVITGGILATVILLCIIAVLCYCRLQYYCCKKEDSEEDEEEPDFAVHSRFPPVHCNRNVVLANGPSIYSSPYNKKHQHCRSVCQGCTHHEAPAFLLHPPEEIRNGGERITYKTISQEEIELPVNLGNMQVLNPNRLSAMREAFSRSRSISTDV is encoded by the exons ATGACAGCCGGGACTGTTGTCATCACCGGTGGAATATTAGCGACTGTTATCCTTCTCTGTATAATCGCCGTTCTTTGCTACTGTAGGCTACAG TATTACTGCTGCAAAAAGGAAGATTCGGAAGAGGATGAGGAGGAGCCTGACTTTGCCGTGCATTCTCGCTTCCCGCCGGTGCATTGTAACCGGAATGTAGTGCTGGCGAATGGCCCTTCCATCTATTCCTCGCCATATAACAAAAAGCACCAGCACTGCAGGAGTGTGTGCCAAGGCTGCACGCACCATGAGGCCCCTGCGTTCCTCCTgcacccacctgaggagatccgcAATGGAGGGGAACGCATCACTTACAAGACAATCAGCCAGGAGGAGATTGAACTACCGGTGAATCTGGGTAACATGCAGGTGCTTAATCCCAACCGGCTATCTGCCATGAGGGAAGCTTTTTCCCGCAGCCGAAGCATAAGCACTGATGTGTAA